From the Nodularia sp. NIES-3585 genome, one window contains:
- a CDS encoding BON domain-containing protein, translating into MTWLKRLFGLEKPQNAQVNPQPQQVPPSSSNKATSATTKSVPPERLGLNGEYDQSGLAKRVALAFDQDSQLGDIETLWVAQTSSTVVLKGKVPSQEILNKMVSAARSVHGATGVDTNEVTVG; encoded by the coding sequence ATGACTTGGTTAAAAAGACTTTTTGGACTAGAGAAACCACAAAATGCACAAGTAAACCCTCAACCACAACAAGTACCTCCAAGTTCTAGTAATAAGGCAACTTCTGCTACTACCAAATCAGTTCCGCCAGAACGTTTAGGGTTGAATGGAGAATATGACCAAAGTGGTTTAGCCAAGCGGGTAGCATTGGCATTTGATCAAGATTCGCAACTTGGGGATATTGAAACTCTCTGGGTCGCTCAAACAAGTAGCACTGTGGTGTTGAAAGGTAAAGTTCCCAGCCAAGAAATCCTGAATAAGATGGTTTCTGCGGCGCGTTCAGTTCATGGTGCCACAGGTGTTGACACTAATGAAGTCACTGTTGGGTAA
- the ilvN gene encoding acetolactate synthase small subunit, with protein MKHTLSVLVEDEAGVLSRISSLFARRGFNIESLAVGPAEQGGVSRITMIVPGDDRVIEQLTKQLYKLVNVLKVQDITEIPCVERELMLLKVNATSSNRSEVVELAQIFRARVVDVAEDSVTLEVVGDPGKMVAIVQVLQKFGLREIARTGKIALTRESGVNTELLKSLEAKV; from the coding sequence ATGAAACATACCCTTTCAGTTTTGGTAGAAGATGAGGCGGGTGTTCTTTCCCGTATCTCTAGTTTATTTGCGCGTCGTGGCTTTAATATAGAAAGCCTCGCAGTTGGTCCAGCGGAGCAAGGAGGAGTTTCCCGCATTACGATGATTGTACCCGGAGACGATCGCGTGATCGAGCAACTCACCAAGCAACTGTATAAGTTGGTCAACGTCCTTAAAGTACAAGACATCACCGAAATCCCTTGTGTAGAGAGAGAATTGATGCTTTTAAAGGTGAATGCTACTAGCAGCAATCGCTCAGAAGTGGTCGAACTGGCTCAAATTTTCCGGGCGCGAGTCGTAGATGTAGCCGAAGATTCTGTGACTCTTGAAGTTGTGGGAGATCCTGGTAAAATGGTGGCAATTGTCCAAGTGTTACAAAAATTTGGTCTGAGGGAAATCGCCCGCACTGGCAAAATTGCCCTAACTCGTGAGTCGGGTGTAAATACTGAGTTACTCAAGTCTTTAGAAGCCAAAGTTTAA
- a CDS encoding IS4 family transposase — MIPSFYQKHLKSQLSLSEYLFIQILVNILQSIKNVNLERLANGIPLPIKFESRRKRIQRFLSLPNLTIEKIWFPIITEWLSIYFTNEKIIYVAIDRTNWSRINLFMVSVIWDKRAFPIYFKLLPKLGSSNIDEQQKILSQVMPLFQNYKICVLGDREFCSVKLAKYLKSLGIYFCLRLKKNEFVEFEKDIFQELNSLGLEPGVSFFIQGVKVTKTRGFMSFNVACKWKRKINGVAPKEGWFILTNFEALELAISAYKKRFDIEEMFRDFKKGGYNLEDTNVTGERFISLVLLIAIAYSSATIQGQKIKRKGIQKYIARIKEHGRTERRHSSFYIGLYGQTWVNFKDVCMDLVTELMKLNRNKRKYYQQGLKAMRLIESVL, encoded by the coding sequence ATGATACCTTCATTTTATCAAAAGCACTTAAAAAGTCAATTGAGTCTATCAGAATACCTGTTTATCCAAATTTTGGTGAACATCCTACAGTCAATTAAAAATGTGAATTTAGAAAGGTTAGCGAATGGGATACCTTTGCCAATTAAATTTGAGAGTAGAAGAAAAAGAATACAAAGATTTCTCTCATTACCAAATCTCACAATTGAAAAAATTTGGTTTCCCATCATTACGGAATGGTTATCAATATACTTCACTAACGAAAAAATAATTTATGTAGCAATTGATAGAACTAATTGGAGCCGAATAAATCTATTTATGGTGAGTGTCATTTGGGATAAAAGAGCATTTCCAATCTATTTTAAATTATTGCCAAAATTAGGGAGTAGCAACATAGATGAGCAACAAAAAATATTGTCTCAAGTCATGCCACTTTTTCAAAACTATAAAATATGTGTATTAGGTGATAGAGAATTTTGTTCTGTAAAACTGGCCAAGTACCTTAAATCATTGGGTATATACTTTTGCTTGCGATTAAAAAAGAACGAATTTGTAGAATTTGAAAAAGATATTTTTCAGGAATTAAACAGTCTGGGATTAGAACCAGGAGTATCATTCTTTATTCAAGGTGTAAAGGTAACAAAGACTCGCGGTTTTATGAGCTTTAACGTTGCTTGTAAATGGAAACGTAAAATCAACGGAGTAGCACCGAAAGAGGGATGGTTTATTTTAACGAATTTTGAGGCGTTAGAATTGGCTATTTCTGCCTATAAAAAGAGATTTGATATTGAGGAAATGTTTAGAGATTTCAAGAAGGGAGGCTATAATTTGGAGGATACTAATGTAACTGGTGAACGCTTTATTTCTCTAGTTTTATTGATAGCAATTGCTTACTCTTCTGCAACAATTCAGGGTCAAAAAATCAAACGGAAAGGAATACAAAAATATATTGCTCGGATCAAAGAACATGGTCGAACGGAACGGAGACATAGTAGTTTTTATATCGGCCTATATGGTCAAACTTGGGTCAATTTCAAGGATGTTTGTATGGATTTAGTCACGGAATTAATGAAATTAAATCGCAATAAACGTAAGTATTATCAACAAGGTCTAAAAGCTATGAGGCTTATAGAGTCTGTCTTGTAG
- a CDS encoding type I polyketide synthase: MHREPIAIIGIGCRFPKAKDKKAFWELLRDGVDAITEVPAGRWDVESLENFETATSDQMNTRWGGFLEDLEQFDPQFFKISPREAMSMDPQQRLLLEVAWEALEDGGQTLEHLSGSKTGVFMGINGFDYYMHLIKNPLNLDAYTGSGNTNCMAANRISYFFNFIGPSIGIDTACSSSLVAVHLACQSIWNQESTLALAGGVQIILSPWMTLSIAKAGFMAADGRCKTFDSRADGYVRSEGAGVVVLKPLSQALTDQDPIYAVIRGSAVNQDGHSNGLTAPNPRAQEALLREAYRQAGVSPGKVQYIEAHGTGTKLGDPIEIKALGKVLSENRPPGQYCAVGSVKTNIGHLEVAAGIAGLIKVALSLKYRHIPPNLHFQQPNPYIPFPKLLLRVQKTLEPWPQTEDKALAGVSAFSFGGTNAHVVLEEAPPQVCQKVKDIKPKEPRIETPRQRLRVAAKSEQAVSHKNNTIEGEI; this comes from the coding sequence ATGCATAGGGAACCGATTGCAATTATCGGTATAGGGTGTCGTTTCCCCAAAGCTAAAGATAAGAAAGCCTTCTGGGAGCTTCTGCGAGATGGTGTGGATGCCATTACCGAAGTGCCAGCAGGGCGTTGGGATGTCGAATCCCTTGAGAATTTTGAAACAGCAACATCGGATCAAATGAATACCCGTTGGGGCGGCTTTTTAGAGGATCTGGAGCAATTTGACCCCCAATTTTTTAAAATTTCTCCAAGAGAAGCCATGAGCATGGACCCCCAGCAGCGTCTTTTGCTAGAAGTAGCATGGGAAGCCTTAGAAGATGGCGGTCAGACCCTAGAACATCTGAGTGGTAGCAAAACAGGTGTGTTTATGGGTATCAATGGCTTCGATTACTATATGCATCTGATCAAAAATCCCCTCAACCTTGACGCTTATACAGGCTCAGGCAACACTAACTGTATGGCGGCGAACCGGATTTCCTACTTCTTTAATTTCATCGGTCCGAGCATCGGTATTGATACAGCCTGTTCTTCGTCTCTAGTCGCAGTTCACCTTGCCTGTCAAAGTATCTGGAACCAAGAATCTACCCTAGCCTTAGCTGGAGGAGTGCAGATTATCCTATCGCCGTGGATGACCCTTAGTATTGCCAAAGCAGGCTTCATGGCTGCTGATGGTCGTTGCAAAACCTTTGATAGCCGCGCTGATGGCTATGTCCGCAGTGAAGGCGCTGGCGTTGTAGTCTTAAAGCCTCTTTCCCAAGCCTTAACTGATCAAGATCCAATTTATGCTGTCATTAGAGGTAGTGCGGTTAACCAGGATGGTCACAGTAATGGGCTGACAGCACCAAACCCTCGAGCGCAGGAAGCCCTTCTGCGAGAAGCTTATCGTCAAGCAGGAGTTTCCCCAGGCAAAGTTCAATATATTGAAGCACATGGCACAGGGACAAAGCTGGGAGATCCAATAGAGATCAAAGCTTTAGGAAAGGTACTAAGTGAGAATCGCCCGCCTGGACAATATTGTGCTGTAGGTTCAGTCAAAACTAATATTGGACACTTGGAAGTAGCGGCAGGAATTGCAGGGCTGATTAAAGTGGCGCTATCCCTCAAATATAGACATATCCCACCAAACCTGCATTTCCAGCAACCCAATCCGTACATTCCTTTTCCCAAACTGTTGCTACGTGTGCAAAAAACTTTAGAACCATGGCCACAAACAGAAGATAAGGCACTTGCTGGTGTAAGTGCATTCAGCTTTGGAGGCACTAATGCTCATGTTGTTTTAGAAGAAGCTCCTCCACAAGTATGTCAAAAAGTCAAAGACATAAAGCCAAAAGAACCAAGAATTGAAACCCCAAGGCAGCGACTGAGGGTAGCAGCCAAAAGTGAACAGGCAGTGTCCCATAAAAACAATACTATTGAAGGAGAAATATGA
- a CDS encoding peptidylprolyl isomerase, with translation MSQILTISGSDIIHSLKLSSQVPGLVEAIASQKIVAEVAERSGITVTPEEIQEEGDRLRLAKKLVKAQDTLTWLEKNYLSVNEFEESVHNKILSNKLANSLFNSQVERFFYQHQLDYVAAITYEIIFDDKDLALEMFYAVEEGEISFPEIARLYIPEPELRGTYGYQGRRHRKDFRPEIAAAVFAATPPQILKPIATTKEVYLIWVEEISQPQLDESLRERIITELFTDWLKQQIQCTEIVTQLDSEILQPQKELLKQL, from the coding sequence ATGTCTCAAATTCTGACTATTTCTGGTTCAGACATCATTCACAGCCTCAAACTATCATCGCAAGTTCCGGGTCTTGTAGAGGCGATCGCATCACAAAAGATTGTTGCAGAAGTAGCCGAACGCTCAGGAATCACTGTCACACCAGAAGAAATACAAGAAGAAGGAGATAGATTACGTTTAGCCAAGAAGCTTGTCAAAGCTCAAGATACATTAACATGGCTAGAAAAAAACTATCTTTCTGTGAATGAATTTGAAGAATCAGTCCACAACAAAATCCTCTCAAACAAGTTAGCAAATTCTCTATTTAACTCACAAGTGGAAAGGTTCTTTTATCAACACCAACTAGATTATGTCGCCGCCATTACTTATGAAATAATTTTTGATGATAAAGATTTGGCTTTAGAAATGTTTTATGCGGTGGAAGAAGGAGAAATCAGTTTTCCAGAAATTGCTCGCCTATATATCCCAGAACCAGAACTTCGCGGTACTTATGGATATCAGGGACGGCGACATCGCAAAGATTTTCGCCCAGAAATTGCTGCTGCTGTATTTGCTGCAACTCCGCCGCAGATTCTCAAGCCAATTGCGACTACAAAAGAAGTGTATTTGATTTGGGTGGAAGAAATTAGTCAACCCCAATTAGATGAGTCATTACGCGAAAGAATCATTACAGAATTATTCACTGATTGGTTAAAGCAACAAATTCAGTGTACAGAAATAGTTACTCAGCTAGATTCGGAAATCCTACAACCACAGAAGGAATTACTTAAGCAGTTATAA
- a CDS encoding HlyD family efflux transporter periplasmic adaptor subunit, producing the protein MPYASPNSSTVLLKKEQEEYKIYIQPSEENSKFNKTIPDGNTEDLYYGTEELLDALPRVWTRGVFYVLVGFASLALPWATFSKVDETGSARGRIEPQGATQKLDSQAGGSVKAVKVTEGDTVTRGQVLLELDTDILQTELQQAEAKLSALLNQESQFDVLKNQLQLTLSIQKQQNQFQALEKMSQVNQAEQNLGLKQSTYKLQKLERQALVNQVQQQIQTAQNDQQSAEGRLSIDSRQVQRFQKLVNDGAVSVNQVDQLKKEEQESQRLYARAQSDVKQAQFRLAEETSRYQATMNQLESDIEQAKHQLKAEKNSHQSLLQTGKLAVLKYQEQLKTLETQVANLQSEIAQTKSKITSLNLQMQQRVVRSPIDGMIFELPVAKPGEVVQVGQRIAHIAPQNTPVVLKANIPIQDSGFLNVGMSVKIKFDAFPFQEHGIVEGKIAWISPDSKINQTPQGNIETYELEIVLEQNYIQNGAKRIPLTPGQTANAEVIIRQRRVIDFVLDPFKKLHKNGLEI; encoded by the coding sequence ATGCCTTATGCCTCTCCCAATTCCTCAACTGTACTTCTCAAAAAAGAACAGGAAGAGTATAAGATTTATATTCAACCCAGCGAAGAAAACAGTAAATTTAACAAGACCATTCCAGACGGTAACACCGAAGATTTATATTATGGTACTGAAGAACTGCTAGATGCCTTACCAAGAGTCTGGACTCGTGGTGTGTTTTATGTGCTGGTAGGCTTTGCATCTCTGGCTTTACCTTGGGCAACCTTCTCGAAAGTAGATGAAACTGGTAGCGCCAGAGGACGTATAGAACCTCAAGGTGCAACACAAAAATTGGACTCACAAGCAGGCGGGAGTGTCAAAGCTGTGAAGGTAACAGAAGGCGATACTGTAACCAGGGGACAGGTGCTGCTGGAACTTGATACTGATATTTTGCAAACGGAACTTCAGCAAGCCGAAGCTAAACTTTCGGCACTACTAAATCAAGAATCACAGTTTGATGTGCTGAAAAACCAACTACAGTTAACACTTAGTATTCAGAAACAGCAAAACCAATTTCAAGCTTTAGAAAAAATGTCCCAAGTGAACCAGGCGGAGCAAAACCTGGGGTTAAAACAAAGTACTTATAAATTACAAAAGTTAGAAAGACAGGCATTAGTTAATCAGGTGCAGCAGCAGATTCAAACTGCTCAAAATGATCAGCAGTCCGCTGAAGGTCGTTTGAGTATAGATTCCCGCCAAGTCCAACGCTTTCAGAAACTTGTAAACGATGGTGCGGTTTCGGTAAATCAAGTTGACCAACTCAAAAAAGAAGAACAAGAAAGCCAAAGACTCTACGCCAGAGCGCAATCTGATGTTAAACAAGCACAATTCCGCTTGGCTGAAGAAACAAGCCGCTATCAGGCGACAATGAATCAGTTGGAGTCTGATATTGAGCAAGCAAAACATCAACTCAAAGCTGAAAAGAATAGTCATCAAAGCTTATTGCAGACTGGTAAATTGGCTGTATTAAAATATCAAGAACAACTCAAAACTTTAGAAACACAAGTTGCTAATTTACAATCTGAAATTGCTCAAACTAAGAGCAAAATCACATCTTTAAATCTACAAATGCAGCAAAGAGTGGTGCGATCGCCTATTGATGGGATGATTTTTGAGTTACCAGTCGCCAAGCCAGGAGAGGTGGTACAAGTCGGTCAGAGGATTGCTCACATTGCACCACAAAATACTCCCGTCGTACTCAAAGCTAATATACCGATCCAGGATAGCGGCTTCTTAAATGTGGGAATGTCGGTGAAAATCAAGTTTGATGCCTTTCCCTTCCAAGAACATGGCATTGTAGAAGGCAAAATTGCTTGGATTTCTCCGGACTCTAAAATCAATCAAACACCCCAAGGGAATATAGAAACCTATGAGTTAGAAATTGTGTTAGAACAAAATTATATCCAAAACGGCGCAAAACGTATTCCATTAACTCCAGGTCAAACAGCAAATGCAGAAGTGATTATTCGTCAGCGACGCGTGATTGATTTTGTTTTAGATCCATTTAAAAAATTGCACAAAAACGGTTTAGAGATTTAG
- a CDS encoding peptidase domain-containing ABC transporter, with the protein MTTVFSQQHLGEKLTYILGETLLKQELQSCLASMELVEPPVTKQFWQSAEMKAGIYVILAGKVRLSDSSDDLITTLSAWSSFGEMTLFPEENFSDYTARSSQNLELGYLRQEVLQGLMDKYPHIRDRLFYRAEIWDLLLSCRQNSQFPAHPAQFKAMIKALSLFERQKLEIGSVNTQFPDSQLWLLYKGQLLHSEGDSLTPAEISAEPNQGHWQAIQPTIAYILKSSNLQTALEHCPALASFVPESAQYTTFETGNQTSRKNFSRSPRPRPYPIANVIPFREREANSKEQQNKPLPYFPTPKVQMGHWWQRLSKRYPFYAQQSAADCGSACLVMIGKYWGKHFSVNRLRDMTNVNRSGASLRALATVGENLGFATRPVKATFDKFAEQSLPAIAHWEGNHFIVVYQITKKRVIVGDPAIGQRSLTRSQFNAGWTGYALLLQPTELLKQAKNEKTNFWKFFELIKPHYSVLIEVFVASVLMQIFGLVTPVFTQLLLDRVLVQRSIPTLNAVGIGMIVFGLFGIAMNAVRQYLLDHTANRVSISLLVGFIKHTFRLPLAYFESRYVGDIVSRIQENQKIQRFLTGETLSIMLDMLTLVVYLSMMFWYSSRMTLFVLLTVPPFFILALSSTSILRRISREIFNAGAKENSYLIESLSGIRTVRSLAIEQTVRWHWEELLNDLVKKGFHAQVIGNRLGIISGVIQTCVNASLMWFGAWQVIQGDMTMGQLVAFNMLVGKVLSPFQRLSMLWNGLQEIIISTERINDVLEAEPEEDLQNKPRKSLDRLNGSICFQNVTFRYHSESETNVLENINFEIQPEQMVAVVGRSGSGKTTLSKLILGLYPPTDGKVLIDGFDVNNISLRSLRSQIGVVDQDTFLFGGTIRENIGIAHPEATLEEITQAARWAGADEFIQKLPMGYESQIGESGGMLSGGQRQRLAIARALLGNPRLLLFDEATSHLDSESERIIQNNLKTILQGRTSVIIAHRLSTVRNADLILVLDRGILVESGTHEELIAKQGHYYYLNQQQLAQVV; encoded by the coding sequence ATGACAACGGTATTTTCCCAGCAACATCTAGGTGAAAAACTAACTTACATTTTGGGAGAGACACTTTTAAAACAAGAATTGCAAAGCTGTTTGGCATCTATGGAACTTGTGGAGCCACCAGTAACAAAGCAGTTCTGGCAATCCGCAGAAATGAAGGCTGGTATTTATGTGATTCTTGCAGGTAAAGTCAGATTATCAGATAGTTCTGATGATTTAATAACGACCTTATCAGCGTGGTCTTCATTTGGTGAAATGACTTTGTTCCCGGAGGAAAATTTTAGTGATTACACCGCCAGAAGCTCACAAAATTTAGAACTTGGGTATCTCAGACAAGAGGTATTGCAAGGATTGATGGACAAATATCCTCACATCCGCGATCGCTTGTTTTATCGGGCTGAAATCTGGGATTTATTGCTTTCATGTCGGCAAAACTCACAGTTTCCGGCACATCCCGCCCAATTTAAGGCGATGATCAAGGCTTTATCGCTGTTTGAACGCCAAAAACTGGAAATTGGCTCTGTAAACACACAATTTCCCGATTCCCAATTATGGCTCTTGTACAAAGGTCAACTGCTGCATTCTGAGGGTGATTCCTTGACCCCAGCCGAAATCTCTGCTGAACCAAATCAAGGTCATTGGCAGGCCATACAACCAACAATTGCTTATATCCTCAAAAGTTCCAACTTGCAAACAGCACTGGAACACTGCCCAGCCTTAGCTTCCTTTGTGCCTGAGTCTGCACAATACACGACTTTTGAGACTGGAAATCAAACTAGTAGAAAGAATTTTTCCCGATCCCCCAGACCACGCCCATACCCGATAGCCAACGTTATACCCTTTCGCGAGCGAGAAGCAAATTCAAAAGAACAGCAAAATAAACCACTCCCTTACTTTCCGACTCCGAAAGTGCAAATGGGGCATTGGTGGCAACGGTTGAGTAAACGCTATCCTTTCTATGCTCAACAAAGTGCCGCAGACTGTGGCTCGGCTTGCTTAGTCATGATTGGGAAATATTGGGGTAAGCACTTTAGTGTAAATCGCTTGCGGGATATGACCAACGTTAACCGCAGTGGTGCATCTCTACGTGCCTTAGCCACAGTAGGAGAAAACCTCGGTTTTGCCACCCGTCCTGTCAAAGCTACTTTTGATAAGTTTGCAGAACAATCTTTACCTGCGATCGCACACTGGGAAGGCAACCACTTCATTGTCGTTTATCAAATCACCAAAAAGCGTGTCATCGTCGGTGATCCCGCCATCGGTCAACGTAGCCTGACTAGAAGCCAATTTAATGCAGGTTGGACTGGTTATGCCTTATTACTGCAACCTACAGAGTTACTCAAACAAGCCAAAAATGAAAAAACCAACTTCTGGAAATTCTTTGAGTTAATTAAACCGCACTATTCAGTCCTCATAGAAGTTTTCGTCGCCAGTGTGCTGATGCAAATATTCGGACTAGTAACGCCAGTATTCACCCAATTATTACTAGATCGAGTCCTGGTGCAACGCAGCATTCCCACCTTAAACGCCGTAGGTATAGGGATGATCGTTTTTGGTTTATTCGGTATTGCCATGAATGCAGTGCGGCAATATCTGCTGGATCACACAGCCAATCGCGTCAGCATCTCTTTACTTGTAGGTTTTATTAAACATACCTTCCGCTTACCCCTGGCTTATTTCGAGTCGCGTTATGTCGGAGATATTGTGTCTCGGATTCAAGAAAATCAAAAAATTCAGCGCTTTCTCACCGGCGAGACTTTATCAATCATGCTGGATATGCTGACATTAGTGGTCTATTTGAGCATGATGTTCTGGTATAGCTCCCGCATGACCTTATTCGTACTATTGACAGTGCCGCCATTTTTTATTCTGGCATTGTCCAGCACAAGTATTTTGCGTCGCATTTCCAGAGAGATTTTTAATGCTGGAGCCAAAGAAAACAGTTATCTGATCGAATCTCTATCAGGGATTCGCACAGTGCGTTCATTAGCCATTGAACAGACAGTACGCTGGCATTGGGAAGAATTGCTGAATGACTTAGTGAAAAAAGGCTTTCATGCCCAAGTGATTGGTAATCGCCTGGGAATCATTAGTGGCGTTATTCAAACCTGTGTGAATGCTTCCTTAATGTGGTTTGGCGCATGGCAAGTAATTCAAGGGGACATGACAATGGGGCAATTAGTAGCTTTCAATATGTTGGTGGGTAAAGTATTGAGTCCTTTTCAAAGGCTATCAATGCTGTGGAATGGATTACAGGAAATTATTATTTCTACAGAACGAATTAATGATGTTTTAGAAGCCGAACCAGAAGAAGACTTGCAAAATAAACCCCGGAAGTCTCTAGATAGACTTAATGGCAGTATTTGCTTTCAAAATGTCACATTTCGTTATCATTCAGAAAGTGAGACTAATGTACTGGAAAATATCAACTTTGAAATCCAGCCAGAGCAAATGGTAGCAGTTGTGGGGCGCAGTGGTTCGGGAAAAACAACCTTGAGCAAGTTAATTTTAGGTCTATACCCACCAACAGATGGCAAAGTTCTGATTGATGGCTTTGATGTTAATAATATTTCATTGCGATCGCTACGTTCTCAAATAGGTGTAGTTGATCAAGATACCTTTCTGTTTGGTGGCACAATTCGAGAAAACATTGGCATCGCTCACCCAGAAGCTACCTTAGAAGAAATCACACAAGCCGCACGATGGGCAGGCGCAGATGAATTTATTCAGAAATTGCCCATGGGTTATGAATCCCAAATTGGAGAAAGTGGCGGAATGCTTTCTGGTGGACAACGCCAACGCCTAGCCATTGCCAGAGCCTTACTCGGCAACCCCCGGTTATTACTCTTTGATGAAGCCACCAGTCATCTAGACTCAGAATCAGAGAGGATTATTCAGAACAATCTCAAAACAATTCTCCAAGGGCGTACCAGCGTCATTATTGCCCACCGCCTTTCCACAGTCCGCAATGCCGACCTAATTTTAGTTTTAGATCGAGGCATATTAGTAGAAAGCGGTACTCACGAAGAACTAATCGCCAAACAAGGACATTACTACTATCTCAATCAACAACAACTAGCTCAAGTAGTGTAA
- a CDS encoding alpha/beta fold hydrolase codes for MTTTVHWQQRVGNQRDWVWRGWQTRYTYIRPSQNKSTTPLILLHGFGASIGHWRHNLAVLGEKHTVYALDMLGFGASQKAPANYSIELWVEQVYEFWKAFIRQPVILIGNSNGSLISLAAAAAHPEMVKGIVMMSLPDPSLEQEAIPPFLRPVVMGIKKMIASPLILKPIFNIVRRPGFVRRWASLAYANPEAITDELVDILAGPPQDRGSARAFSALFRAAIAVNFSPSVKAILPTLTVPMLLIWGQKDKFVPPMLAQRFTQYNQNLELLNLEDVGHCPHDECPEKVNQVILDWIYRHSNTQRLM; via the coding sequence GTGACCACCACGGTACACTGGCAGCAGCGAGTTGGTAATCAGAGAGATTGGGTTTGGCGAGGCTGGCAAACTCGTTACACCTACATCCGACCTAGCCAAAATAAATCAACAACACCGTTAATCCTGCTACACGGTTTTGGGGCTTCCATTGGACATTGGCGACATAACTTAGCTGTCTTAGGCGAAAAGCATACCGTTTATGCCCTAGATATGTTGGGTTTTGGTGCTTCCCAAAAAGCGCCAGCAAATTATAGTATAGAACTTTGGGTAGAGCAGGTATACGAATTTTGGAAAGCATTTATTCGTCAACCAGTCATACTAATTGGTAATTCCAACGGTTCACTGATTTCCTTAGCCGCCGCCGCTGCCCATCCAGAAATGGTCAAGGGTATAGTAATGATGAGTTTGCCAGACCCATCATTAGAACAAGAAGCCATCCCACCTTTCCTGCGACCTGTGGTCATGGGAATTAAAAAGATGATTGCTTCCCCGTTGATACTCAAACCTATATTTAACATCGTGCGCCGACCCGGCTTTGTGCGTCGCTGGGCTAGCCTTGCTTACGCCAATCCCGAAGCCATCACCGATGAACTGGTGGATATTTTAGCAGGTCCCCCCCAAGACAGGGGTTCGGCGCGTGCTTTTAGTGCCTTGTTTAGAGCTGCGATCGCTGTTAACTTTAGTCCTAGTGTCAAAGCAATATTACCTACCTTAACAGTGCCAATGCTTTTAATTTGGGGACAAAAAGACAAATTTGTTCCACCTATGCTTGCACAGAGATTTACTCAATACAACCAGAATCTAGAACTACTCAACTTAGAAGATGTCGGTCATTGTCCCCATGATGAATGCCCAGAAAAAGTTAATCAGGTGATTCTAGATTGGATATACAGGCACAGTAACACCCAACGCCTCATGTAG